In Bacteroidota bacterium, one DNA window encodes the following:
- a CDS encoding 6-carboxytetrahydropterin synthase, translating into MLNKRMAMVLYIILNRYLQPDLQNTEKIVSVYRTAQFNAAHRLHLPQWTEEENKTVFGLCNNPNYHGHNYQLVVKLTGPVNHETGFVFDLKVLKQLINIHVIEAYDHRNLNLDCPDFADFNTTAENIAIVIWNKLRPYINKELKLSIKLYETERNYVKYKGN; encoded by the coding sequence ATGCTGAACAAAAGGATGGCTATGGTGTTGTATATAATTCTTAACCGATATTTGCAGCCCGATTTGCAAAACACAGAGAAAATAGTAAGCGTTTATCGCACCGCACAGTTCAATGCAGCCCATAGGTTGCACTTGCCTCAATGGACTGAAGAGGAAAACAAAACGGTGTTTGGGCTGTGCAATAATCCCAATTATCATGGGCATAATTATCAATTAGTGGTGAAACTTACCGGGCCAGTCAATCATGAAACAGGTTTTGTGTTTGACCTGAAAGTATTGAAGCAACTTATTAATATACATGTCATAGAGGCATACGACCACCGTAACCTCAACTTAGATTGTCCAGATTTTGCTGATTTCAATACAACAGCAGAGAATATTGCCATTGTAATTTGGAACAAGCTAAGACCTTATATAAACAAAGAATTAAAATTAAGTATTAAACTTTACGAAACCGAAAGAAACTATGTCAAATACAAAGGAAACTAA
- the folE gene encoding GTP cyclohydrolase I FolE, protein MSNTKETNFDQMGDNHFSSAMETPIRPDAFVMDDDLKIELIEKHFREIMHILGLDLDDDSLKGTPNRVAKMYVKEIFSGLNPSNKPEVTLFENKYKYKEMLVEKDISFFSNCEHHFVPIVGKAHVAYISHGKVVGLSKINRIVNYFAKRPQVQERMTVQIANELMEALQTPDVAVVIEASHLCVSSRGIKDATSKTVTSEFTGKFQDLQTRNEFLKYLEKLS, encoded by the coding sequence ATGTCAAATACAAAGGAAACTAATTTTGACCAAATGGGAGATAACCATTTCTCCTCCGCTATGGAAACCCCGATAAGACCCGATGCCTTTGTGATGGATGATGATTTGAAAATCGAATTAATCGAAAAACATTTCAGAGAAATCATGCATATTCTTGGTTTAGACTTGGATGACGACAGCCTTAAAGGAACCCCAAATAGGGTAGCCAAAATGTATGTTAAGGAAATTTTTAGTGGGCTTAATCCCAGCAACAAACCTGAAGTTACGTTATTTGAAAACAAATATAAGTACAAGGAGATGTTGGTAGAAAAAGATATTAGCTTTTTCAGCAATTGCGAGCATCATTTTGTGCCTATAGTTGGCAAGGCCCATGTGGCTTATATATCGCACGGCAAAGTAGTGGGCTTGAGCAAAATAAACCGAATAGTAAATTATTTTGCAAAAAGACCTCAGGTGCAGGAACGTATGACCGTGCAAATCGCCAACGAATTGATGGAAGCACTACAAACACCCGATGTTGCAGTAGTAATAGAGGCAAGCCATTTGTGTGTGTCGAGCCGCGGTATTAAAGATGCCACAAGCAAAACTGTAACATCAGAATTCACAGGCAAATTTCAGGATTTGCAAACACGGAATGAATTCTTGAAATATTTGGAAAAACTATCCTAA
- the accC gene encoding acetyl-CoA carboxylase biotin carboxylase subunit, translated as MFKKILIANRGEIALRIIRTCKEMGIKTVAVYSTADKESLHVRFADEAVCIGPAPSPLSYLNIPNIIAAAEITNADAIHPGYGFLSENAKFSEICRKHGIKFIGATPEQINSMGDKANAKDTMRNAGVPLIPGSGGLLESVEEGKSEAAEVGYPVIIKATAGGGGRGMRIIWKEENFQEAWDSARQEAKNAFGNDGMYLEKYIEEPRHIEIQLAGDQYGTVCHMSERDCSIQRRHQKLLEECPSPFVTPEMREKMGAAAKAGAASIAYEGVGTMEFLVDKHKNFYFMEMNTRIQVEHPVTEEVINFDLVKEQILIAAGVPISGKDYFPVNRWALECRINAEDPYNNFRPSPGKITSLHKPGGHGVRVDTHVYAGYTIPSNYDSMIAKMIVVAQTREECIVKMDRALAEFIVEGVHTTIPLHQKIMHNEDFRSGNFTTAFMNTFDINA; from the coding sequence GTGTTTAAAAAAATACTAATTGCCAATCGCGGCGAAATTGCCCTTCGCATTATTCGTACTTGCAAGGAAATGGGAATAAAAACTGTAGCTGTATATAGTACTGCTGATAAAGAAAGTTTACATGTACGCTTTGCCGATGAAGCAGTTTGTATAGGTCCAGCTCCAAGTCCTTTAAGTTATCTCAATATCCCCAATATTATAGCTGCTGCCGAAATTACCAATGCCGATGCGATTCATCCAGGCTATGGTTTCCTCAGTGAAAATGCAAAATTCAGCGAAATATGTCGCAAGCATGGAATTAAATTTATTGGTGCCACACCTGAGCAAATCAATTCGATGGGCGACAAAGCCAATGCAAAAGACACCATGCGTAATGCAGGTGTTCCTTTAATACCGGGTAGTGGCGGATTATTAGAAAGTGTGGAAGAAGGGAAGAGCGAGGCTGCCGAAGTAGGATATCCTGTTATCATAAAAGCAACTGCCGGAGGTGGTGGGCGTGGAATGCGTATTATATGGAAAGAAGAAAATTTTCAAGAAGCTTGGGACAGTGCCAGACAGGAAGCTAAAAACGCCTTCGGTAACGATGGAATGTATTTGGAAAAATATATAGAAGAACCACGCCATATAGAAATACAATTGGCCGGCGACCAATATGGAACCGTTTGTCACATGAGCGAACGCGATTGCTCTATACAACGCCGGCATCAAAAATTATTGGAAGAATGTCCTTCCCCGTTTGTTACTCCTGAAATGCGTGAAAAGATGGGTGCAGCAGCGAAAGCTGGTGCTGCTTCCATTGCTTACGAAGGTGTAGGTACGATGGAGTTTTTGGTAGACAAGCACAAGAATTTCTACTTTATGGAAATGAATACGCGTATTCAAGTTGAACACCCTGTTACCGAAGAAGTGATAAATTTCGATTTGGTAAAAGAACAAATATTAATTGCTGCAGGTGTACCTATCTCAGGCAAAGATTATTTTCCTGTGAATCGGTGGGCTCTAGAATGTCGTATCAATGCAGAGGATCCTTATAATAATTTCAGACCAAGTCCAGGTAAAATTACATCGCTGCACAAACCAGGTGGACATGGGGTACGCGTAGACACACATGTATATGCTGGTTATACAATCCCTTCAAACTATGATAGTATGATAGCGAAAATGATTGTGGTAGCACAAACCCGTGAAGAATGTATTGTAAAGATGGATCGTGCCCTTGCCGAATTTATCGTGGAAGGTGTGCATACAACTATTCCCCTGCATCAAAAAATAATGCACAATGAAGATTTCCGCAGTGGAAATTTCACTACTGCATTTATGAATACGTTTGATATTAACGCATAA
- a CDS encoding RNA polymerase sigma factor, whose protein sequence is MTAPEFTSAISHERSHLRSYAYQLTKDIEDANDLTQETLLKALTYREKFVDATNLKGWLFTIMKNSFINNYRRMMKRNTFIDSTDNSYYLDTPALSVPNYGESKFVMRDLEAALGKLPEDLNKTFTLNFTGYKYHEIAEMLHIPIGTVKTRIFTARKQLRERLKNYGEMYGLAYEK, encoded by the coding sequence ATGACAGCACCAGAATTCACCTCTGCCATCTCACACGAAAGAAGCCACCTAAGGAGCTATGCCTATCAGCTTACGAAAGATATTGAAGACGCCAACGACCTTACCCAAGAAACCTTATTAAAGGCTCTTACCTATCGTGAAAAGTTTGTGGATGCAACCAATTTGAAAGGCTGGTTGTTTACCATTATGAAAAATAGCTTCATCAATAATTATCGCAGGATGATGAAGAGGAACACCTTTATCGACAGCACAGATAATTCCTATTATTTGGATACGCCTGCCCTTTCTGTTCCCAATTATGGTGAATCAAAATTTGTGATGAGAGATTTGGAAGCAGCCCTTGGCAAACTTCCTGAAGATCTTAATAAAACCTTTACCCTTAACTTTACAGGATATAAATACCATGAGATTGCAGAAATGCTACATATTCCTATTGGCACTGTAAAGACTCGCATTTTCACTGCCCGCAAACAATTGCGTGAACGCTTGAAAAACTACGGTGAAATGTACGGTTTGGCTT
- the accB gene encoding acetyl-CoA carboxylase biotin carboxyl carrier protein, with protein sequence MELKEIRELIKFVSQAGVSEVELEQGDFKLTIKTTTGQPMIVHSQMLQAPAAIAAPVAAPVPVAPVAPVEAVSNLITIKSPMIGTFYRSTSADKPPFTNVGDEVKQGKVVCIIEAMKLFNEIESDISGKIVKVLVENAQPVEYDQPLFLVEPA encoded by the coding sequence ATGGAACTTAAAGAAATAAGAGAACTTATCAAGTTTGTTTCACAGGCCGGTGTGTCGGAAGTGGAACTTGAACAGGGCGATTTTAAGCTCACCATCAAAACTACCACAGGCCAGCCCATGATAGTGCATTCACAAATGTTGCAAGCACCTGCAGCCATCGCAGCCCCAGTTGCAGCTCCAGTTCCTGTAGCCCCAGTTGCCCCAGTAGAAGCAGTCAGTAATTTGATTACCATTAAGTCGCCTATGATAGGAACTTTCTACCGTTCAACATCGGCAGACAAGCCACCGTTTACGAATGTGGGCGATGAAGTGAAACAAGGCAAAGTGGTATGCATTATAGAAGCCATGAAATTGTTCAACGAAATAGAGAGCGATATCAGCGGAAAAATAGTAAAAGTACTGGTAGAAAATGCACAACCCGTAGAATACGACCAACCGTTGTTCTTGGTTGAACCAGCCTAA